A genomic region of Trifolium pratense cultivar HEN17-A07 linkage group LG3, ARS_RC_1.1, whole genome shotgun sequence contains the following coding sequences:
- the LOC123917504 gene encoding ninja-family protein AFP3-like: MEKFFGEKQQRLPSNSKQIDLTLKLSPCGAENVEERRLIRSSSMVGEIGNINVPNWLERSCSLPIDSEKKRMLLERQRSVAASEIHGRRHSAEGAVGSNFEQSAKQENNSVIFQKPIGKENPLPPKYADAKLENQARKLNLPNYCSLKGDVMEILRQMPTVTTTGDGPNGKRIEGFLYKYRSGEVCIVCVCHGSFLTPKEFVKHAGGKEVANPMKHITVYPVAF; the protein is encoded by the exons ATGGAg AAGTTTTTTGGTGAGAAACAGCAAAGATTACCCTCAAACTCCAAACAAATAGACCTTACTCTTAAGCTTTCTCCTTGTGGTGCTGAAAATGTGGAAGAAAGGAGGTTGATAAGGTCATCATCAATGGTTGGAGAGATAGGAAATATCAATGTTCCAAATTGGTTAGAGAGATCTTGCTCTCTTCCAATAGATAGTGAGAAGAAGAGAATGCTGCTAGAGAGGCAGAGAAGTGTGGCAGCTTCAGAGATTCatg GTCGAAGACATTCAGCTGAAGGAGCAGTCGGTTCCAATTTCGAGCAATCAGCCAAACAGGAAAACAATTCTGTGATTTTCCAAAAACCAATAGGCAAGGAAAATCCACTTCCACCTAAGTATGCTGATGCTAAACTTGAGAATCAAGCTAGAAAGCTTAATCTCCCAAACTACTGCAGTCTTAAAGGTGATGTGATGGAGATATTGCGACAAATGCCGACCGTGACAACGACCGGAGATGGCCCAAATGGGAAGAGAATTGAAGGGTTTCTGTACAAGTATAGGTCTGGTGAAGTTTGCATTGTATGTGTCTGCCATGGTAGCTTCCTCACACCAAAAGAGTTTGTGAAGCATGCTGGTGGAAAGGAAGTGGCTAATCCAATGAAGCATATCACTGTTTATCCTGTCGCATTTTAG